One part of the Lycium ferocissimum isolate CSIRO_LF1 chromosome 8, AGI_CSIRO_Lferr_CH_V1, whole genome shotgun sequence genome encodes these proteins:
- the LOC132066571 gene encoding probable aquaporin NIP7-1, which translates to MIMKLPSFENRSSVEFPADASTSEQTTYDQETTSHSTSSNGELLKKRNFCNSPLGINPTLLRMVFAEALGTFLLMFCICGMMASMEIMGVKVGLMEYAATAALTVVVVVFSIGPISGAHINPAVTLAFAAVGHFPWSKVPLYVVAQVGGSILATYTGKLVYGLKAEFVTTRPLHGCTSAFLVELLATFIVLFLTASLINDPQSTGPLSGFVVGVAIGLAVLISGPISGGSMNPARSLGPAIVAWKFDNLWIYIVAPIIGAVAGVVFYRLLRLQGWSCKPNSSPRITHQHNPL; encoded by the exons ATGATCATGAAATTGCCTTCTTTTGAAAATCGTTCATCCGTCGAATTTCCAGCTGATGCATCAACGAGCGAACAAACGACATATGATCAAGAGACAACATCCCATTCAACATCAAGCAATGGAGAGTTGTTGAAGAAGAGAAACTTTTGCAACTCACCACTAGGAATTAATCCGACCCTCCTTCGTATG GTTTTTGCGGAGGCATTGGGGACATTTTTGCTAATGTTTTGTATATGTGGGATGATGGCAAGCATGGAAATAATGGGAGTGAAGGTGGGGCTTATGGAATATGCAGCCACAGCAGCACTAACAGTAGTTGTTGTAGTCTTCTCTATAGGCCCCATTTCTGGGGCTCATATTAATCCTGCTGTCACTTTAGCATTTGCAGCTGTTGGTCATTTTCCATGGTCCAAG GTTCCACTTTATGTAGTGGCACAAGTGGGAGGTTCTATACTGGCTACATATACAGGAAAATTGGTGTATGGATTAAAAGCAGAATTTGTGACAACAAGACCTCTCCATGGTTGCACTTCAGCATTTTTAGTGGAGCTTTTGGCAACCTTCATTGTTCTCTTCCTAACTGCATCACTGATAAATGATCCTCAGTCT aCAGGACCATTGTCTGGATTTGTTGTTGGAGTGGCCATAGGACTGGCTGTCCTAATTTCGGG CCCTATTTCAGGAGGATCGATGAACCCTGCCAGGTCTTTGGGACCAGCAATTGTTGCATGGAAGTTTGATAACTTGTGGATTTATATTGTAGCCCCAATTATAGGAGCTGTTGCAGGAGTTGTCTTCTATCGGCTTTTACGCCTTCAAGGCTGGTCTTGCAAACCTAATTCCTCTCCAAGAATAACTCATCAACATAATCCACTCTAA